GTTTTGTCCGGGCACCGGATCAACTCCTGGCACGTCAGATTAATTCCGGCATCGTGCCCAGCAGTCCCAATTACGGCGTCGGCGGCAGCGGCCCGGCTCCCGTGACTTACCTCGATCGATCCGACTTCACGGCTCAATCGATCGGAATCAACTTAACTCTGTCTTATTAATCGCATAAAATTGCTCACAATTAACAGGCGGTGGGAGGGCTCCGGTTCTCCGCCGCCTGTTCGCGTTTTCTCTGTAAGATTTCCTGTATGGGACTGAATTCTCGATAGATTATTAGAGAGCCGAATTGCGCCAGTTTCACCCAACTGAGGTTACTATGAAGCATCTTCTCAGCCTGTTCCTCTTTAGCGGGTTAGCCTCTATAACTCTAGCCGGCGAGCCGCATCTGAAGGTCAGTGCGACCTTCGAGCCTGCGGACGCCAAGCCGGGCCAGGTAGTCACCCTGAAAATCAAGGCCGAGATGGATCCCGAATGGCATACCTACCCAACTGTACAGCAGGATAAGGCCGCCAAGGATCAAGTGAATAAAGTGTTGTTCGATCCCAATGGCCCCTTGGTATTCGTGGATAAGATGATCGAACCAGCCAATCCCACCATTAAAGAAGAACCCGACTTGGGAATCAAAGCCATGCACTACTATCCGGGTGGAGGCGTCTGGGAAAAAAAGGTGGTCATTTCTCCTAATGCTCCAGCGGGCAAACTGACGACCAAGTTCACGTTCACCGTACTGACCTGCGACAAGAATAATTGCCTTCCGCCGAAAAAAGTTCCTCTGGAAGTCAGCTTGAATGTCTCCGGCGCACCCGTGCCGGTCGATCCCAAGTACAAAGAGGATGTAGCTAAGGCCCTCAAAAAGTAACCAGTATCCCATCGACAGCATCTAAGATCTTAGACGGGTATCATGCACAAGCCTGATACCCGTCTCTTGTTAATACCTTCGCTGTTCCACATACTCTCTGGCGAATCATGACTTCAAAACTCCATCCGCTGGTGCTGATTGCCGCCCTGCTCACTTTGGCTGCTCTCCCTCAGTTAGCCAGCGCGCAGGACATGGCCCTGGCAGAAATTGGCTTCAAACTCCCGGCCACCCGGGATCTGAAACCGGATCTGGATGTCATCGCCGAAAATATTGTGAAAGAGGAATCGAACACGGCTACTTTCGCCGCTTTCGTACTCGCGGCCGCCGCGTTTGGCATAATCACGCTCCTGACACCTTGCGTGTTCCCGATGATTCCCATCACCGTGAGCTTCTTTTTGAAGCAGGGAGAGAAGAAAAAAGCGAATCCGCTG
The genomic region above belongs to Telmatocola sphagniphila and contains:
- a CDS encoding protein-disulfide reductase DsbD family protein, translating into MKHLLSLFLFSGLASITLAGEPHLKVSATFEPADAKPGQVVTLKIKAEMDPEWHTYPTVQQDKAAKDQVNKVLFDPNGPLVFVDKMIEPANPTIKEEPDLGIKAMHYYPGGGVWEKKVVISPNAPAGKLTTKFTFTVLTCDKNNCLPPKKVPLEVSLNVSGAPVPVDPKYKEDVAKALKK